In the Cylindrospermopsis raciborskii Cr2010 genome, TTTAGGTAACGCGGTTCCACAAAAATAAATGCTCTGCATTGACAGTGACCAGTGTTAATAACAAACAACAGGTATTAACTAAATTTAATGAGTATTTATAACTTAGGTACAAATATAGATAAACCATCTTTACCTCAAGTGTTTAAAGGGATTGCCTTGTTTACACCGGGGGGAGATTTAATTTACTGTATTGATCCGAGTAAACAGAAGCGATGGCATTTGCATTTGTGTGGGGTCTTGCAGGAAATACTGAATCTATCAGAACCTCCCCATTTTTTAGTTCCTTGTTATACAGCTACAATTGATCATTGGTTAAATCCACGTACACAAAAAATACAGACATTTGCGGAGGCTTATCCTGCGGTAATGAGCTATCAGCCAGTATTGGGAGCAATTTTTGGGACAGGAAATGAAGTGTGGCAAAGGTCACCTTGGCGAGAGGATGTATGTGATCCCATGGTAATAGAGAGTTACCGTTCAACCTTTCCCCAATTATGGGAGGATCACGATTTGATCGTGCGTTTAGATAGTATGTCCATGCCTTATTCACAGAAGCATGTCAATCAAAAACAGATAATACAGAATCATGAAGTTTATGTTTTACGTTTATTTGTTGCTGGTCATAACATATCCACTGAAAGAATTTTAGAGAAACTACATGAATTATTAGAAGAGTACTTGGGGGTTCCTTACACTCTCAAGGTAATTGATGTTTTAACACATCCGGAGCAAGCGGAGATAGATCAGGTTTCAGCCACACCCACATTAGTTAAGATTTGGCCCCATCCTGTTCGTCGGATAGTTGGTAATTTGGATAATGTGGAAAAGGTGTTACAGACCCTGGGTAAAAAAGATAATTTTTAGGAGGGGGAAACCAATCCTTGGCAAATAAGTATTATAATGTATAAGTGATATAAACATCTTAACCTATTTAAAACTACAGTGAAAAGTATGTATTTTACCTGGCTTGACAGTAACAGTTGGCTATTAGAAATTGGGGGGTGGCGCATTCTTTTAGATCCCTGGTTGGTAGGAGATTTAACCTTTAATAATGTAGATTGGCTATTCAAAAGTTATCGCCTGCAGGATCGTCCCATACCAAACAATATAGACTTAATTTTGTTATCTCAAGGTTTGGAAGATCATGCTCATCCACCGACTCTTAAACAGTTGGATAGACATATACCTGTTCTCGGTTCCCCCCAAGCAGCTAAGGTGGTAGAGAAATTGGGATATTATCAAGTGAAGACTCTCCATCACGGTGAAAGTTTTACCTTAGAGGACACTTTAAAAAATAGCACCTTAAAAGACCAATTAGAAATTAAAGCTCTTCCTGGTTCTCCTGTAGGACCCAATGTGAGAGAAAATGGTTATGTGATCCGAAATATATCCAATAATGTGGGTCTATATTATGAACCACATGGTTATCATTCATCCGCACTTGAAGAATTGAGTCCAGTAGATGTAGTCATCACACCTATAATTAACTTATCTTTGCCTCTCCTAGGTCCAGTAATTAAAGGTATGAATAGTGCTTTGGAAGTTGCCAAATTGTTAAAACCCCAAATTATGCTCCCTACCGCTGCTGGTGGAGATGTGTTCTTTGATGGGATATTAAGTAAGGTATTACAAGCAAAGGGGAATGTGGCAGAGTTTAAGGAGTTATTAGAATTAAATAGTTTATCTACACAGGTAATTGAACCTAAACCTGGAGAAAGGATTTCCGTTTAGGAGGATATGGACTGGATTAATTTATTGAGATCCCTACAGTCAGATTTTATTAAAAGATTAAATTCTGGTTGTTTATTAAATTGTGAAATACCAGGAAGTCATAGTGAATTAACCATTATTTCCGGACAAAGACTGAAATCTCTGAGGGAATTTTGCTGGTCTATGGCGGAAAAGTATAAGCGTACCTCTACGGTGCGCGATGTGTTTATTAGTAATCTCAAAGGTAAATTAGGTGAAGAAGTAGTTAAAGAAAGATTAGCAGATTTTATCACTGAGGTTGATTATGAAAAGCGTTTAGGTGGGGATGGTAAAAGTGATTTTACCGTCACTGCACATCCCTGGATTGGGATAGAAGTTAAATCTCGTCACGGGGATTTTGATAAGGTGAGATGGTCTGTGAGTTCCCAAGAGGTAGGAAAAAATGCAGTTATTGTTTGTATTTTAATTCGGGAGGAGGTGACGGAAGCTCAGTCCGCATATCATCTTTTTTTAGCTGGGTTTCTCCCGACAAAAATGATTAAGTTAAAAACTGGCAGAATCTCGTTTGGTATTGATCAGTTGTTATATGGTGGAGGTTTATTAGCATATTTAGAAGATTTACCAGCCATGATTAGTAATGGCATTTCTCAAGAGGTAATTTCATCTAATACAAACGGTTTATACAACTCACACAATTTACCAGCACCAGATATGGGGAGAGATGTGGTGGAGTTTTATGTGAAATTGGGGGATAAACATTTTGATGATGGTGACTATATTGTGGCAATTAGTAATTATAGTCAAGCATTACAAAACAATAAAAAAAACAGTTATTACCAAGGGGAACTCCAAGCTGAACTTAATCTCAGCCATAAATATACTGATAATGTTGGTAATATTGACATTTATGCCTACTATAAACTTGGTTTAGCCTATTATAAATTAGGTGATTATGATATGGCAATTTTCAACTATAACCAGGTAATCAATGCCAATGTAAATCATAGCAATGCTTACAATAAAAGAGGTTTAGCCCATTATAAGTCACGTAATTATCACAGCGCCATAGAAGATTTTAGCCAGGCGATTTCTATTAACCCCGAATTGGCAATTAACTACAAAAATCGAGCCGAAGCTCGTTATTTAATAGGAGATTATCAAGGAGCAACAGAAGACTATAGTCAAG is a window encoding:
- a CDS encoding circadian clock KaiB family protein gives rise to the protein MSIYNLGTNIDKPSLPQVFKGIALFTPGGDLIYCIDPSKQKRWHLHLCGVLQEILNLSEPPHFLVPCYTATIDHWLNPRTQKIQTFAEAYPAVMSYQPVLGAIFGTGNEVWQRSPWREDVCDPMVIESYRSTFPQLWEDHDLIVRLDSMSMPYSQKHVNQKQIIQNHEVYVLRLFVAGHNISTERILEKLHELLEEYLGVPYTLKVIDVLTHPEQAEIDQVSATPTLVKIWPHPVRRIVGNLDNVEKVLQTLGKKDNF
- a CDS encoding tetratricopeptide repeat protein — protein: MDWINLLRSLQSDFIKRLNSGCLLNCEIPGSHSELTIISGQRLKSLREFCWSMAEKYKRTSTVRDVFISNLKGKLGEEVVKERLADFITEVDYEKRLGGDGKSDFTVTAHPWIGIEVKSRHGDFDKVRWSVSSQEVGKNAVIVCILIREEVTEAQSAYHLFLAGFLPTKMIKLKTGRISFGIDQLLYGGGLLAYLEDLPAMISNGISQEVISSNTNGLYNSHNLPAPDMGRDVVEFYVKLGDKHFDDGDYIVAISNYSQALQNNKKNSYYQGELQAELNLSHKYTDNVGNIDIYAYYKLGLAYYKLGDYDMAIFNYNQVINANVNHSNAYNKRGLAHYKSRNYHSAIEDFSQAISINPELAINYKNRAEARYLIGDYQGATEDYSQAVSIHPDLLDQPILVGDLGELFNIKCHDEVIYKNRADHLYQLGAYEEALENYNQAIALNINYVDAYYQRGKIYFNKGIYEAAVDDFSMVIKTQPNYGDAYYYRGNCWLIMGNKQTASGDFKKAADIYWQDGRLAEYKETQAMILDVEIEQSLDILDF
- a CDS encoding MBL fold metallo-hydrolase, encoding MYFTWLDSNSWLLEIGGWRILLDPWLVGDLTFNNVDWLFKSYRLQDRPIPNNIDLILLSQGLEDHAHPPTLKQLDRHIPVLGSPQAAKVVEKLGYYQVKTLHHGESFTLEDTLKNSTLKDQLEIKALPGSPVGPNVRENGYVIRNISNNVGLYYEPHGYHSSALEELSPVDVVITPIINLSLPLLGPVIKGMNSALEVAKLLKPQIMLPTAAGGDVFFDGILSKVLQAKGNVAEFKELLELNSLSTQVIEPKPGERISV